From the Rhizorhabdus dicambivorans genome, one window contains:
- the ltrA gene encoding group II intron reverse transcriptase/maturase — protein MQTAIILRRLETLPALSRAGKRVNGLHRLLRSSHLYERAYVKVSRNRGAATPGVDGQSFDGMTLERLANLARQVADGTYRPRPVRRVYIPKGNGKMRPLGIPTVDDRIVQEAARIVLAQIYDPVFSKHSHGFRTGRSCHTALEEIRNTWTGMKWLIEVDVRGFFDNIDHDILLRLLSKRIDDPRFIGLIERMLKAGVMDDWMFERTYSGTPQGGVISPLLANIYLHELDEFMEEMRVGFDQGKTRRANPAYTRLSRQIADYRAEIDALRAGGADDAEVRNLLKRIKAVTKERQACSSVDPMDPNFRRLRYCRYADDFLVGVIGSKADAKRIRAEIEAFLRDRLNLEVSPEKTRVSDASKGSPFLGFHVCAFTLRSAGSMAGRPKVGGGSRRVRRRPTRGNIKLWVPRSRVYGFCRRKKLGNLDLRNGRVRPQFLDSSVAEMVIAYNSELRGLANYYAIADGVKSSLNGLELVMFRSLLATIASRQRITRARAMANLKLGTDYGVKTMVRGELRVQMLWRLKHLNARPWQQSVVDNTTVGSRLALSTNDIITRLSARECESCGDVDGPFEAHHPNRLKDKRRGPMTAWKQSARRRVTVVLCRSCHVHLHGGRLTSGMESRVH, from the coding sequence ATGCAGACCGCTATTATCCTGAGAAGGCTCGAAACTCTTCCGGCCCTGTCGCGGGCGGGAAAGCGGGTCAATGGTCTTCACCGTCTGTTGAGATCGTCGCATCTCTATGAACGGGCCTATGTCAAAGTATCCCGGAACCGGGGTGCCGCGACACCGGGCGTTGACGGGCAAAGCTTCGACGGCATGACGCTTGAGAGGTTAGCCAATCTCGCCCGGCAGGTGGCCGATGGCACATACCGCCCCCGACCGGTCAGACGGGTCTATATCCCCAAGGGCAATGGCAAAATGCGCCCATTGGGCATCCCTACGGTCGATGATCGCATTGTTCAGGAAGCGGCTCGAATCGTCCTCGCGCAAATCTATGATCCTGTGTTCTCAAAACATAGCCATGGGTTCCGCACGGGACGCTCGTGTCACACGGCGCTCGAAGAGATCCGTAATACCTGGACAGGCATGAAATGGCTGATCGAGGTGGATGTTCGCGGGTTCTTCGACAACATCGATCATGACATCCTGCTCAGGCTTCTCTCGAAACGCATCGATGATCCTCGGTTCATCGGTCTGATAGAACGGATGTTGAAGGCGGGCGTCATGGACGACTGGATGTTCGAGCGGACCTATAGCGGCACCCCTCAGGGCGGCGTAATCTCGCCCTTGCTGGCCAACATATATCTCCATGAGCTTGATGAGTTCATGGAGGAAATGCGGGTCGGCTTCGATCAGGGAAAAACGCGTAGGGCAAATCCTGCCTATACGCGTCTATCTCGCCAGATCGCCGATTATCGTGCCGAGATCGATGCCCTCCGCGCCGGTGGCGCGGACGATGCCGAGGTCCGCAATCTGTTGAAGCGGATCAAGGCAGTCACGAAGGAAAGGCAGGCATGTTCGTCTGTCGATCCAATGGACCCCAACTTCCGGCGCCTGCGCTATTGTCGCTACGCCGACGACTTCCTCGTCGGTGTAATCGGCAGCAAGGCTGATGCAAAAAGGATCAGGGCTGAAATCGAAGCGTTCCTTCGTGATCGGCTCAACCTTGAGGTGTCACCGGAAAAAACACGGGTCAGTGATGCATCGAAGGGATCGCCGTTCCTTGGCTTCCACGTTTGCGCCTTCACGTTGCGGTCTGCCGGATCAATGGCAGGGCGTCCGAAGGTCGGTGGCGGATCACGTCGTGTCCGTCGCCGACCAACGCGGGGCAATATCAAGCTGTGGGTGCCGAGGTCGCGGGTCTATGGGTTCTGCAGGCGTAAGAAACTCGGCAACCTCGACTTGAGGAATGGCCGGGTACGTCCGCAGTTCCTCGACTCCAGTGTCGCGGAAATGGTCATTGCCTACAACTCAGAGCTACGTGGCCTCGCCAATTATTATGCGATCGCCGACGGCGTGAAAAGCTCGCTCAACGGCCTTGAACTCGTCATGTTCAGGAGCCTACTGGCGACCATCGCGTCGCGGCAGCGCATAACGCGGGCGCGAGCCATGGCAAATCTGAAACTGGGGACGGACTATGGCGTGAAAACCATGGTACGGGGTGAACTGCGGGTCCAGATGCTCTGGCGGTTGAAGCACTTGAACGCTCGGCCTTGGCAACAGTCGGTCGTGGATAACACCACTGTCGGCTCACGCCTTGCGTTGAGCACGAACGACATCATCACACGCCTCAGCGCCCGCGAATGCGAGAGCTGCGGCGATGTTGATGGCCCGTTCGAAGCGCATCATCCCAACAGACTGAAGGACAAGCGGCGCGGCCCGATGACGGCGTGGAAACAATCGGCTCGGCGGCGCGTAACTGTCGTTCTGTGTCGCTCATGCCACGTCCACCTCCACGGCGGCCGGTTGACCAGCGGAATGGAGAGCCGTGTGCATTGA
- a CDS encoding DUF3768 domain-containing protein, whose protein sequence is MSQSSPNAMSQAERIARVAALNDALRRSIHSPGRNQVVMTGGVAALIGDIALFRGFRRRAEIIRIVRDYDSFTPDNDPIGEHDFGRFEFEDAILYWKIDYYDLELAYGSADAANPEVTTRVLTILLADEY, encoded by the coding sequence ATGTCCCAATCCTCCCCGAATGCGATGAGCCAGGCCGAGCGGATCGCCCGCGTCGCCGCACTCAATGACGCGCTTCGCCGGTCCATCCATAGCCCGGGCCGCAACCAGGTCGTGATGACCGGCGGCGTTGCGGCGCTGATCGGCGACATCGCCCTGTTCCGCGGCTTTCGCCGCCGCGCGGAGATCATCCGGATCGTGCGCGACTATGACAGCTTCACGCCCGACAACGATCCGATCGGCGAGCATGATTTCGGCCGCTTCGAGTTCGAGGATGCGATCCTCTACTGGAAGATCGACTATTACGATCTCGAGCTCGCCTATGGCTCGGCGGATGCCGCCAACCCCGAGGTCACGACGCGCGTGCTCACCATTCTGCTGGCCGACGAATATTGA
- a CDS encoding ParA family protein: protein MKTIVVSLLKGGVGKTFLASHLAWYLAEPPERRVAFVDLDPQGSSTRRLGAERQGGFSADLFDPAAALCADGQAGLTVLGADPRLQMVKAAQDVRDFIGRFPALRPHFDYCVIDTGPKWDELTLSAMAVADAVIAPVQVAEDSVECAKMLLTALRKAEAARAGRKIAFLGLLPSMVNPFDRREMENAVKLAHAVGEKLMFPAFIKARPTYKHAAENHRPVWQETGSGAKAAAEEIRAVLAEIERRMTSQEVAAA, encoded by the coding sequence ATGAAGACGATCGTCGTCAGCCTGCTCAAGGGCGGGGTCGGCAAGACCTTCCTCGCCAGTCATCTCGCCTGGTATCTTGCTGAACCGCCTGAGCGCCGCGTCGCCTTCGTCGATCTCGACCCGCAGGGCAGCTCGACGCGGCGCCTGGGCGCCGAGCGGCAAGGCGGATTTTCCGCCGACCTGTTCGATCCTGCCGCTGCCCTGTGCGCCGACGGGCAGGCCGGGCTAACCGTGCTCGGTGCCGATCCCCGCCTCCAGATGGTCAAGGCGGCGCAGGATGTGCGCGACTTCATCGGGCGCTTCCCGGCGCTCCGCCCGCATTTCGACTATTGCGTCATCGACACGGGGCCGAAGTGGGACGAGCTCACCTTGAGCGCGATGGCGGTCGCCGATGCCGTGATCGCGCCGGTGCAGGTGGCTGAGGATTCGGTCGAATGCGCCAAGATGCTGCTGACCGCGCTGCGCAAAGCCGAGGCCGCGCGCGCCGGCCGCAAGATCGCTTTCCTCGGGCTCCTCCCCTCGATGGTCAATCCGTTCGACCGGCGCGAGATGGAGAATGCGGTGAAGCTCGCGCATGCGGTCGGCGAGAAGCTCATGTTCCCGGCCTTCATCAAGGCACGGCCGACCTACAAGCATGCCGCGGAAAATCATCGTCCGGTATGGCAGGAGACTGGCAGCGGCGCCAAGGCTGCGGCCGAGGAGATCCGCGCGGTTCTCGCTGAGATCGAGCGGCGCATGACAAGCCAGGAGGTCGCGGCCGCCTGA
- a CDS encoding ParB/RepB/Spo0J family partition protein encodes MGKFDERIEEFGLLVGGHERARRVEDIELARILPDPGNPRRSFDDDALAELASSIASRGVLQPITVTPPDANGMHRIRLGERRFRASQLAGLATIPAIVVPFGEGVQLLADQIVENDQRANLSSVELAHAIARMLKGGMNQVEIAAALGRSKQFVSLYAAYGDMPAYLKEALPFAPIRLLYDLHRTARDYPAEVEAYVASWGDAGATLAAGSRFIAELKQTHPAPVPPRAPVAKPLGPTDRDPVRSGLTDKPSAPIRSPRLPVLVDGFPAWLPLAPLVTVIFEDGREREVAASSIGPTGERSEALPTTDPPPPRS; translated from the coding sequence ATGGGCAAGTTCGACGAACGCATCGAGGAGTTCGGACTTCTTGTCGGCGGCCATGAACGGGCGCGCCGGGTCGAGGATATCGAGCTTGCGCGCATCCTGCCCGACCCCGGCAATCCCCGGCGCAGCTTCGACGATGACGCGCTCGCTGAGCTGGCCTCCTCGATCGCGTCGCGCGGCGTGCTGCAGCCGATCACGGTCACGCCGCCTGACGCGAACGGCATGCACCGGATACGTCTGGGCGAGCGCCGCTTCCGCGCATCGCAGCTGGCGGGCCTTGCCACGATCCCCGCGATCGTCGTGCCGTTCGGCGAGGGGGTGCAACTGCTGGCCGACCAGATCGTCGAGAATGACCAGCGCGCCAATCTGTCGTCGGTCGAGCTCGCCCATGCGATCGCCCGGATGCTCAAGGGCGGGATGAACCAGGTCGAGATCGCGGCGGCACTCGGCCGATCCAAGCAGTTCGTCTCGCTCTATGCCGCCTATGGCGACATGCCGGCCTATCTCAAAGAGGCCCTGCCGTTTGCGCCCATTCGCCTTCTCTATGATCTGCACCGGACGGCGAGGGACTACCCTGCCGAGGTCGAGGCCTATGTCGCCAGCTGGGGCGACGCCGGGGCAACGCTCGCCGCAGGATCGCGCTTCATCGCCGAACTCAAGCAGACGCACCCGGCGCCGGTCCCTCCGCGGGCGCCTGTGGCAAAGCCATTGGGGCCCACCGACCGCGATCCGGTTCGATCGGGCCTCACGGACAAACCCTCCGCGCCGATCCGATCTCCGAGACTACCGGTTCTGGTCGACGGATTCCCTGCGTGGCTCCCGCTGGCGCCTTTGGTCACGGTGATTTTCGAGGATGGCCGCGAGCGGGAGGTCGCTGCCTCGTCAATCGGTCCGACCGGCGAGAGAAGCGAGGCCTTGCCAACAACTGACCCGCCTCCTCCGCGTTCGTAG
- a CDS encoding plasmid mobilization protein gives MYDNSVGHMPVFTFRLDDDVAQRFAALAAVSGGRSALLRRLIGDALAMEAGEEHQAPRARQRATCRVEVRLIPEEIAALDRAADALGMKRTDWITTLLARHLRANAPLPREERAAVAQAWRELNRIGINLNQATRALNASVMVESGLDVAREAARVASFRSEIVDALAGLGAALKGDLRYWDTADA, from the coding sequence ATGTATGACAATAGCGTTGGCCACATGCCCGTCTTCACCTTTCGGCTCGACGATGATGTCGCCCAGCGCTTCGCCGCGCTCGCGGCGGTATCGGGCGGCCGCTCGGCGCTGCTGCGCCGCTTGATCGGTGACGCCTTGGCCATGGAGGCGGGGGAGGAGCATCAGGCGCCGCGCGCCCGCCAGCGCGCAACCTGCCGGGTCGAGGTTCGGCTGATCCCGGAAGAAATCGCCGCGCTCGATCGCGCGGCGGATGCGCTGGGGATGAAGCGTACCGACTGGATCACCACGTTGCTGGCGCGGCACTTGCGCGCAAACGCACCCTTGCCCCGCGAAGAGCGAGCGGCGGTCGCGCAAGCGTGGCGCGAGCTTAATCGGATCGGGATCAACCTCAACCAGGCGACCCGCGCGCTCAACGCCTCGGTGATGGTCGAATCCGGCCTCGACGTCGCGCGGGAAGCGGCCAGGGTCGCAAGCTTTAGGTCCGAGATCGTCGATGCGCTCGCCGGTCTCGGGGCCGCGCTCAAGGGCGATCTTCGCTACTGGGACACGGCCGATGCGTGA
- a CDS encoding relaxase/mobilization nuclease domain-containing protein has translation MREEEGVLPLPSLMEAWRPPVGGKRTLRGAYVRIKPGGSGSGAARPMSMGQAEARAKLERIVRKAPEVMVKVSGKQYGAQHVAEHFGYVARHGKLAVRSSEGEIITEPDRLKAIAQDWAMLDEAMNEHGRERPTSMSLVLSMPGGSTDAETLHDAAQAFARILFEGNHAYMLALHTDTDHPHVHLTVATEGADGTRFNPRKADLHHMRETFAHELRARGVAAEATPRRARGHVQKRVRSPALHLDARLGTERRRLNLEQLNELRAQSFARAADQERRPEDVMALSRQKQIRGAYAEAAVALAATGKEEDRALAQEVAGFLGAMPPAVSRRLARAREILQSERPPQDRTHPPQDGAAGTDERPPQGRDRER, from the coding sequence ATGCGTGAGGAGGAGGGGGTTCTCCCGCTTCCCAGCCTGATGGAAGCCTGGCGGCCGCCGGTCGGCGGCAAGCGGACCCTGCGCGGCGCGTATGTTCGGATCAAACCGGGCGGAAGCGGGAGCGGGGCCGCCCGGCCGATGTCGATGGGCCAGGCCGAGGCGCGCGCCAAGCTCGAGCGGATCGTGCGCAAGGCGCCCGAGGTGATGGTGAAGGTCTCCGGCAAGCAATATGGCGCTCAACATGTCGCCGAGCATTTCGGCTATGTGGCGCGCCACGGGAAGCTCGCCGTCCGATCGAGCGAGGGCGAGATTATCACCGAGCCGGATCGGCTCAAGGCGATCGCTCAGGACTGGGCGATGCTCGACGAGGCCATGAACGAACATGGCCGGGAGCGGCCGACGTCCATGTCGCTGGTGCTCTCGATGCCCGGGGGATCGACCGACGCCGAGACGCTCCATGATGCGGCGCAGGCGTTCGCGCGGATCCTGTTCGAGGGGAACCATGCCTATATGCTGGCGCTCCATACCGACACCGATCATCCCCACGTCCATCTGACGGTGGCGACGGAAGGGGCGGACGGAACACGCTTCAATCCGCGCAAGGCAGACCTCCATCATATGCGTGAGACCTTTGCGCACGAACTGCGCGCGCGCGGTGTCGCGGCGGAAGCGACGCCCCGGCGCGCACGTGGTCATGTCCAGAAGCGGGTCCGCTCGCCCGCGCTCCATCTCGATGCCCGGCTCGGAACCGAGCGGCGCAGGCTCAATCTCGAGCAGCTGAACGAGCTGCGGGCGCAAAGCTTCGCGCGCGCGGCCGACCAGGAGCGCCGACCGGAAGATGTGATGGCGCTTTCCCGCCAGAAGCAGATCCGCGGCGCCTATGCCGAGGCCGCCGTCGCGCTCGCTGCTACGGGGAAAGAGGAAGACCGGGCCTTGGCGCAAGAGGTTGCCGGATTCCTGGGGGCCATGCCGCCGGCAGTATCGCGGCGGCTCGCGCGTGCTCGGGAGATCCTGCAATCGGAGCGGCCGCCGCAGGATCGGACACACCCGCCGCAGGATGGTGCTGCGGGGACGGACGAGCGGCCGCCGCAAGGCCGGGACCGCGAGCGATGA
- a CDS encoding DUF6088 family protein: MSAVADRIMKRVRGKGRGWVFTPKNFVDFGTRGSVDMALSRLASAGDIRRIGRGLYDYPRQHDKLGALSPDPANVAKALSTQSGDKLAPSGAAAANRLGLSTQVPARASYATTGRTRVRQAGGRSLTLKHSRAPVLDNAPDSVNAVVQALAHLGKDNIDSDKIRHFAARLDDRDMRMLAQARAEMPGWMGDVVLKIGAARNG, from the coding sequence ATGTCTGCGGTAGCCGATCGGATCATGAAGCGTGTGCGCGGCAAGGGCCGCGGCTGGGTGTTCACGCCCAAGAACTTCGTCGACTTCGGCACGCGCGGGTCGGTCGACATGGCGCTGTCGCGTCTCGCGAGCGCCGGCGACATCCGCCGCATCGGCCGGGGCCTTTATGACTATCCGCGCCAGCATGACAAGCTCGGGGCGCTCAGTCCCGATCCCGCCAATGTCGCCAAGGCCCTCTCGACGCAGAGCGGGGACAAGCTCGCGCCGTCGGGCGCGGCGGCGGCGAACAGGCTCGGGCTATCGACCCAGGTTCCCGCCCGGGCCAGCTATGCCACCACCGGGCGGACCCGGGTCAGGCAAGCGGGCGGGCGCAGCCTGACGCTCAAGCACAGCCGTGCACCGGTGCTCGACAATGCGCCTGACTCGGTCAACGCGGTCGTGCAGGCGCTCGCGCATCTGGGGAAGGACAACATCGACAGCGACAAGATCCGGCACTTCGCCGCCCGTCTCGATGATCGCGACATGCGGATGCTCGCCCAGGCCCGGGCCGAGATGCCCGGGTGGATGGGCGACGTCGTCTTAAAGATCGGCGCCGCCCGCAATGGATGA
- a CDS encoding nucleotidyl transferase AbiEii/AbiGii toxin family protein, producing MDEFARRPAEDRRAYIDEAAARRDFTPIIIEKDFWVCWTLRRLIMCPDLAGHMTFKGGTSLSKAYGIIERFSEDIDLTISRSAPLLMDVASPMDDDITGKERERRTRALKTAAQAYVATVAMPLLAREIEAALGTSEGWSLVLDPDDEDEQTLLFVYPRTSGYGLTYGENYGGADESGYIKQRIKLEFGARGDTEPFELRPISPYLAEDFREELPDAVTEVPALAVARDLLGKGHDPSCDPSQRQAARGHVAPLL from the coding sequence ATGGATGAGTTCGCGCGCCGCCCGGCCGAGGATCGCCGGGCCTATATCGATGAAGCCGCCGCGCGGCGGGATTTCACGCCCATCATCATCGAGAAGGATTTCTGGGTCTGCTGGACGCTGCGCCGCCTGATCATGTGCCCCGACCTTGCCGGTCATATGACCTTCAAGGGCGGGACGTCGCTGTCGAAGGCCTATGGGATCATCGAGCGCTTCTCCGAAGACATCGACCTCACCATTAGCCGCTCGGCGCCGCTGCTCATGGACGTCGCGTCGCCGATGGACGACGACATTACCGGCAAGGAGCGCGAGCGCCGGACCAGGGCGCTCAAGACGGCGGCGCAGGCCTATGTCGCGACCGTCGCAATGCCGCTCCTGGCGCGCGAAATCGAAGCCGCTCTCGGCACCAGCGAGGGCTGGAGCCTCGTCCTTGATCCCGACGACGAGGACGAACAGACGCTGCTCTTCGTCTACCCGCGCACTTCGGGCTACGGGCTCACCTATGGCGAGAATTACGGCGGTGCGGACGAAAGCGGATACATCAAGCAGCGCATCAAGCTCGAATTTGGCGCCCGCGGCGACACCGAACCGTTCGAGCTCCGACCCATATCACCCTATCTGGCCGAGGACTTTCGCGAGGAGCTGCCTGATGCGGTGACCGAAGTGCCAGCGCTCGCCGTCGCGCGGGACCTTCTGGGAAAAGGTCACGATCCTTCCTGCGATCCATCACAACGGCAAGCTGCGCGAGGGCATGTCGCGCCATTATTATGA
- a CDS encoding nucleotidyl transferase AbiEii/AbiGii toxin family protein → MREGMSRHYYDVLMLDQAGVTAEALARIELLEQVVHNKSLMFADKSASYDTAVLGTLRLSPDGAVLEKLDRDYSAMADMFMAAPPKFDALMKGLAAIEAAINGR, encoded by the coding sequence CTGCGCGAGGGCATGTCGCGCCATTATTATGACGTGCTGATGCTTGACCAGGCCGGCGTCACGGCCGAAGCGCTGGCGCGGATCGAGTTGCTCGAGCAGGTCGTCCACAACAAGAGCCTGATGTTCGCGGACAAGTCAGCATCCTACGACACGGCGGTGCTTGGAACACTGCGCCTTTCGCCTGACGGAGCCGTTCTGGAGAAGCTTGATCGGGACTATAGCGCGATGGCGGACATGTTCATGGCCGCGCCGCCGAAATTCGATGCGCTGATGAAAGGGCTGGCGGCGATAGAGGCGGCGATTAACGGGCGCTAA
- a CDS encoding helix-turn-helix domain-containing protein, which translates to MTNLALRHEDDEEERRRLGERLREARKYLGLKQEEVAAYLKIPRTGLTDIENGQRRVEAIELTRLARLYRQSVGYFTGEDETSASLPADVAHLARRVADLSAQDREELGRFADYLRARSGGGQG; encoded by the coding sequence ATGACCAATCTCGCATTGCGTCACGAGGACGACGAGGAGGAGCGGCGGCGCTTAGGCGAACGGCTGCGCGAGGCCCGGAAATATCTTGGCCTCAAGCAGGAAGAGGTCGCGGCCTATCTCAAGATCCCGCGCACGGGGCTTACCGACATCGAGAACGGGCAGCGCCGTGTCGAAGCGATCGAGTTAACCCGCCTCGCGCGTCTCTATCGTCAATCGGTCGGCTATTTCACTGGTGAGGACGAAACCTCGGCCAGCTTGCCGGCGGATGTCGCGCATCTGGCGCGGCGCGTTGCCGATCTGTCCGCTCAGGACCGCGAAGAGCTTGGCCGCTTCGCCGATTATCTGCGCGCACGGTCGGGCGGAGGACAAGGCTGA
- a CDS encoding ImmA/IrrE family metallo-endopeptidase codes for MALDYASAVRAGAMAAGRLHRQLSTREVIEQQGGNVDVFGAIHAVDLPLLLRPLKGLLGAYLSDPAHGVLVTTERPMSIQRFTAAHELGHFSMQHQPSLDDESILRRMPTSPEPGGLFQETEADAFAIAFMMPKWLILSHSARQDWQVDDFRRANVVYQLSLRLGASYEATCRTLLRYNLISQSTMTDLLRTQPRALKIDLLKDYRPANYRGDVWLLTERDAGTRIDGSRNDLFVLRLKEHSGGGYLWDFDQLIASGFAIVRDDREAVDADAIGGPVVRRVTAAIEAAQRGRMSIEERRPWQPVPALAHLTFDFDLTGPEPEGLSRAERRHLLEAA; via the coding sequence ATGGCGCTCGACTACGCGAGCGCGGTTCGAGCCGGGGCCATGGCCGCTGGGCGGCTGCATCGGCAGCTGAGCACGCGCGAAGTGATCGAACAGCAAGGTGGCAACGTCGATGTGTTCGGCGCGATCCACGCCGTCGACCTGCCGTTGTTGCTCCGGCCGCTCAAAGGGCTGCTCGGCGCCTATTTGAGCGATCCTGCGCACGGCGTCCTCGTTACGACCGAGCGGCCGATGAGCATTCAGCGCTTCACGGCGGCCCACGAGCTGGGGCATTTCTCGATGCAGCATCAACCCAGCCTTGATGACGAAAGCATCTTGCGGCGGATGCCAACATCGCCGGAGCCCGGAGGGCTGTTCCAGGAAACCGAGGCGGACGCCTTTGCGATTGCCTTCATGATGCCGAAATGGCTGATCCTGTCGCACAGCGCCCGCCAGGATTGGCAGGTCGATGATTTTCGCCGCGCCAACGTGGTTTATCAGCTCTCGCTTCGCTTGGGCGCCAGCTACGAAGCGACATGCCGGACGCTGCTGCGCTACAATCTGATCTCGCAATCGACCATGACCGATCTGTTGCGGACGCAGCCGCGCGCGCTGAAGATCGATCTTCTCAAGGATTATCGCCCGGCCAATTATCGCGGCGATGTCTGGCTTCTGACCGAACGCGACGCTGGCACGAGAATCGATGGCAGCCGCAACGACCTGTTTGTGCTCCGGCTCAAGGAACATAGCGGCGGCGGGTATCTGTGGGATTTCGACCAGCTTATCGCGAGCGGCTTCGCCATTGTTCGCGACGACCGCGAAGCGGTCGATGCGGACGCGATTGGCGGGCCGGTCGTTCGGAGAGTGACAGCCGCCATCGAGGCGGCGCAGCGGGGTCGGATGTCGATCGAGGAACGGCGGCCATGGCAGCCGGTGCCAGCGTTGGCCCATCTGACGTTCGACTTCGACCTGACCGGCCCCGAACCTGAAGGTCTCTCGCGCGCCGAGCGGCGGCATCTGCTCGAGGCCGCCTAG
- a CDS encoding C1 family peptidase yields the protein MIQITTDLRPLFGAARDQGARPTCMAFAASDAHAGLRDGWAPLSCEFAFYQAQRRAGRSPAQGALLSAMLDALRSDGQPEEQGWPYLQAVPEDHGSWKPPSAVGERYGRDGQPGGANLASIIALLDQGRPVVILTMLSRSFFMPTDDGIVDPANDEQPEPSQRHAVIAVGHGQVDGATAILVRNSWGAGWGMDGHAWLTERFLAPRLFATANLMEAVDVSSSTLAA from the coding sequence ATGATCCAGATCACGACCGATCTTCGGCCCTTGTTTGGTGCTGCGCGCGATCAAGGCGCGCGGCCCACCTGCATGGCCTTTGCGGCAAGCGATGCCCATGCCGGCCTACGCGACGGTTGGGCACCGCTTTCCTGCGAATTCGCCTTTTACCAAGCGCAGCGGCGTGCGGGCCGATCGCCGGCGCAGGGCGCGCTGCTGTCGGCGATGCTCGATGCGCTGCGCAGCGACGGCCAACCCGAAGAACAGGGCTGGCCCTACCTCCAGGCCGTCCCCGAAGACCATGGCTCGTGGAAGCCGCCGTCCGCCGTGGGTGAACGCTATGGGCGAGACGGCCAGCCGGGCGGAGCGAACCTCGCCTCGATCATCGCCTTGCTCGACCAAGGCCGGCCGGTCGTGATCCTGACGATGCTGTCGCGCTCGTTCTTCATGCCGACGGACGATGGCATCGTCGATCCCGCCAATGACGAACAGCCTGAACCGAGCCAGCGTCATGCCGTAATCGCGGTTGGGCACGGCCAAGTCGATGGTGCCACTGCAATTCTCGTTCGCAATAGCTGGGGTGCGGGATGGGGCATGGACGGACATGCCTGGCTGACGGAACGGTTCCTGGCGCCGCGGCTCTTCGCCACCGCGAATTTGATGGAGGCAGTCGATGTATCTTCCAGTACCCTCGCAGCCTGA
- a CDS encoding uracil-DNA glycosylase — MTPKHFVSTLAATELPSVFNPWRDRCAVHDRRDAAAKRRDNLERLLIAALDAKVETIWIARDLGYRGGRRTGVPLTDEVHLDRAGALMGGIALQRATQGPAVAERTAAIVWRVLEQIGQPVMLWNVFPFHPHEAGDPLSNRCHTRGEREATWPLLQALIAMLNPRRIVAIGRDAHLALGDVGIPTTAVRHPSYGGQRDFIEGMFAMYGIDGGALETPRLPLEAPYAAARSCALA; from the coding sequence ATGACCCCCAAGCATTTCGTTTCTACTCTGGCGGCAACCGAACTTCCTTCCGTTTTCAATCCCTGGCGCGATCGCTGCGCCGTTCATGACCGGCGCGACGCGGCGGCCAAGCGGCGCGATAATCTGGAACGGTTGCTGATCGCTGCCTTGGATGCAAAGGTCGAGACCATCTGGATTGCCCGCGACCTCGGTTATCGCGGTGGCCGGCGCACGGGCGTTCCCCTCACCGATGAGGTCCATCTCGACCGGGCGGGTGCGTTGATGGGCGGCATCGCCCTTCAACGTGCGACGCAAGGCCCGGCGGTCGCCGAGCGGACGGCGGCGATCGTCTGGCGCGTGCTCGAACAGATCGGACAGCCGGTCATGCTCTGGAACGTCTTCCCGTTCCATCCGCATGAAGCGGGCGATCCCTTGTCGAACCGTTGTCATACCCGCGGAGAACGCGAGGCGACCTGGCCTTTGCTTCAAGCGCTGATTGCCATGCTCAACCCCCGGCGCATCGTTGCGATCGGGCGCGATGCTCACCTAGCCCTTGGCGATGTCGGTATACCGACGACGGCCGTCCGCCATCCGAGCTATGGCGGGCAGCGCGACTTCATCGAAGGCATGTTCGCGATGTACGGGATCGACGGTGGCGCTCTCGAAACGCCGCGTCTGCCGTTGGAGGCGCCTTATGCTGCCGCGAGGAGTTGCGCACTCGCCTGA